The DNA sequence GTTCATTGGGTGAATGGTCCAGCGTTCACATGCGCTTTTCCGCGTTTGCTTTGACGGCTCGCTTAGCGAAACGATGGATCTCGTCCCAGCTGCTCTCTTTTCACATCTCGGACGAATGCGTTGAGCTCTTGGTTGCTCATCTGTTTCTTTCGCCGGCTCCCTATGCTGTTCCCGGGTAAGCACTGTGCATCGTTATTAGTTAGCCCTAATAATAGAAGTCTTGCTTTGCAGGTCAGGAATTAGCGGTTTTCAGCGATTCCTATATCTTCTCTGCCACCACAACTGGAATTCAACTCCACTCCTGGTCAACCTAAATGACGAATTTAAAAGTGCAGTAGCTTTTCTTCTGATGTTTCCTCTTTAATTGCGTTTTCTTGCCTCAGAGGAAGACTTTGACGAGATCCCTAGCTATTTTTCATCAAAACGCGACGAGCTGCCAGCTATGTTCATAGCCACTCCAAGGGACAAAGGCCGTTCCATTTGGACAAGAAACGGCCCAAACCCAGTGGTAATTTGACTTGTATGTACGGTAGCAATAACGCAATGAAGCTATTCCTTTGCTTAGATTTTGTATCGTCTTGTACTTTTAGCAAGGGAAGCACTCAAGGCGTTCATCATAGACGACGTATCTACTGGCAGTTTTAGTTTGAAGGTACCTCGTTTCTTTGACTTTTTACCATCAATTGATTCTGTCTCTATTGCTATCTTGCAGCAAATTTTCAGGCCATCTCTAGatgattttgacgtcattattcgACTGAAACCAAGCCACCTTCCTCGTCTTCTCGAGGCTAAAGGGCATCATAAGCAAAAGCATCAAAAATCTCGCCCTATCAAAAGTGACACTCTCCCTGTTTTCGATTTCAATCCGGCTGTAGAATATCTCACTGATCTGGAGGTAAAACCCTTCGGTATTGAGAATCAGCTGTCATCGCGCATTCTAGGATGCCTATGGTGACGTGGCCATGTTTTTCCATGATCTCTACGGGGGTGCACTCATCGCAGTCGTATGGAAACCGACAGCAGTCGAGCCTCAGGCCTTCAAGGCAAGAAAAGCGTCATCAGCCCAAAAGTACTGACTCGTTCTTATAGATTGGCAGCGTCGTCAGTTTGATGCCACAagcaaaagggaaaaaagagaaactaAAGGTAGGACTGTCCAATAAATAGACGAgactaatagaaaaaatggGCCCAGGCCATCACTCCGGGAAAGACAAAGATGATTATCAACAAAAAAGCAATCATTGAAGACTTCAAAAGATTGGGTGAGGATCTAGTCGACTCAATTGAAATACAGAAATCTTGAAACTTAATTATCAATATCAAAGACTCTTCTACAGACAAGCTCGCACACACAAAAGCAACTTGGCAATACTCTACTGTCTCTTTATGATCGCTTCTGAGCGCTGATGTACAACACTGGCGAAAAGAGACCATCAACTACGCcgaagacgcgcgcgcgagtgTCGTTACCGTTATTTCCTCGGATAAAGGCGTCCCCGTACTTCTGCTTCAACTGGAAAGGGACAAAATCGCGATTTTTGCGATGTTTGGACGTCTCGGTTACCTGCCCGTTTACATATTCCTCGGTTTGCTCCAGTGCTATGTTCATGTAGCCGTCGAGGCAGGTGAGAACTCCTTCGCGATGAATGCAATCGGGGAGCGTCCCGAAACCGCGTTATTGGGAGCTTACCTCTGTAATCGACGCCAGAATTTAGTTTGACTACGACGGGTCGTCCTATTATTTGCTTTAGAAAGTCACTAggattttgttttttgctCATTTTTCGAAAACGTGCAGAAATTATACGGGAAGCTTGGGTCCTTAGTTTACTCCTTAGCGCGCTACAGCAACTCGAAAAGTCAAAAATTTTCCAAAGCCGTGTCAATCTTtggaattaatttctttAAAGTCTCGTATTGATCCAGAGTGAGACACACACCTGAAAACCAATACACTAATATAAACTAATCACAAATATTTCTCATTTACCTTTTCTGCCTGGTTTCAGGCTTCCGTCATCTGCTGTATAGAACTCCCGAATGTCAACGCGAGCCTGTCCTCTAAACTCGCTCACACTCACGAACCGCTTATTTCCAAGCTAAAATTaacttattaattaattaattaattttttatttaggtttGAATATTACCGAAAACCTtccttcttcctcttcctcttcctcttcttctacgtgtttctttttcttctcttttttaggcTTCTTTTCAACGCGACTTTTCTTCGCCTTGCTCTCGCTTTTCCCGCCTGCGTTTCCTCCCTGGAAACACGCTGTCTAAAATGCGCTGACTGCACGTGCTGTtcacctcgtcgtcgtcgtcgtctgaagAGGATAAGACGTACTTGGCGCTCTTTGGAGCTTTCTGAGACATTTCCCTCGCTCGGTCGAGtgacgaaatcaacgcgcgcgctaactaAAAGAAGTCTGTGTTCGTTTGCCAGGCTCAGGCCGCTCGGCGAATTTCTCGTTGACATGACAAGTGCGACAGTTCATCTATTATGTGTCTAGTATCGTTAGACGGTTTCTCGCACCGTAGGAGGAAATCAAAGAGAACTCGCTCGTCAGAAAAACCAAAAGAAAGCCTCTGGAAAGACGTCCGCCGATCACGGCGGAAATAAAGGGCTTTCGCTGACCGAACGCAAGCAGAGGTGAGGCAACGGGGCACGTAGTGGCACCCGTAACAGTCAATCTATTTAGGGACGCGGAAAAGTTGCGGGATAAACAAAAACTCGCCGACGAAAAGAAGTCAGGAAGCGGGAAAAAATAGCGATTCAggacatttttttcttgttttttgtCCGGGACTCTTATGCATAGCGTACTGGTGATCCAAAATGGCGTACACGCATGGTTATTCGTCTGCATCGCAATCGGCCTATCCAGGATCGATCGGCCGTGGGCACACTACCGGCGTACATCTATCATCGCAAGCGGCAGTTAATCCAGGAATCCAAACGCACGTGCAACTCCAAGTAAAGAAGTCGCGCGTTGTCACGCATTTCCCGAGCGAAATACACGTTCAGTGTAGTTTTTGTTCAGCGTAGGCGTCCTTCGTACACGCTGCGACGGAGATTAGCCTCGTAGACCCTTTTCCTAGACCACAGATACTCCCTCTAGACAGACTCGCATAATATAGCCTCTCCTCTTACCAGTACACGACTCCGTCCTATGTTCGACCTCAAGTCGCAGCAGCAGTCCAAGCATCAAGTATAACACGCGCGCCGACCGCCTACGTTCCGGGAGCGGCGGCAGGCGGAGCAACGACACCAGGCGCTCTACCAGCCGCAACATCCACTATCGTCCCCTATCCAACCTACGCTTCGTCCTACGCGGCTAAACCGACTGCGCAGGTGTACAGTAGTCAAACTGGGGTCGCACCGCCGGTCGCACCGGTTGCCACGGTGTATAACTACACGACGGCATATCCGTCTTATTATTCAAGCTACTATATGAGAAGTGCGGCGGGGACTGGGACGACGGGTGGTCAGGCGGTCGGATCCGCGGCTGCGACGATCTCtggaccgccgccgccgccgccaccgggTGCCTCGTCAAATCAACAGGCGGTCGTTGCTCAAGCCATGGCCGCGCAGACGAATCGAGGCGCGGCGtctttgacggcgtttaGTCCCGTCGCTTATGCGACGGCCGCGACGTATTTGAAGCAACAGCAGCATCAGCAGCAACATCAGCATCAGCAGCATCAGAGGCACTTGGGAGTGGGTCAAATGCGAAAGGGTATCGGGAGTTGGAAGCCCGGTGGCGGACGTGGAAGAGGGTCCCCGAACGTGGGTGGAATGAAGGACAGTTCGACGTTCTTTTGCGAGACTTGTCGCGTCAACTGTACTGGATATTTGGTAAGGGATCGGAGTAGAGAAAAGGGGGCCCGGTTTTTTTATCTTCTTTTGAAGACGTGGAAATTGCACTTGGACGGGCAGAAACACAAGAAGAAGTTGGCTCAGCAGTCGAAAACGGGAACACCGACGCATCAGTCTTCGGCGAACGAACTCCGATGCGATCTGTGCGATCTGTCCATGACTGGTATTCACGCTTTCAATGCTCACATCAAGGGTTCCAAGCACATGAAGGTGAGAACTGATCGAGTTTTTAGAGAAGCgcggcgattttttcctCCAAGGCGCTGAGACTGTATCAGAAGTTGGGAAAACCCATACCCGCAGTCAAGATTCCTCAGCATTTGGCCAACAAAGCCGTCTCCACTGTCAGCCCGAAGTATCCCGCaccgaaaacgaattttatTGGCGGTCAAACATTGCATTCGACGGGATTTTCCTCGGCAACTTCGGCAGCGATATTGGCTCCAGGAACAGAAGCGGCAATAGGTGTCCATGCCATTCAGGAAGAGCAGGAAATTGTCGGTACGTAACCTAACCCTATCTGAGTTCACCTTTATaagatttttatttagtaGGAGCTGAGTACGTTACGGCTGTCGGTCCCAGTGAGAAAATGCCTCGCGGGGGCTTTCACTGTCATCTCTGCGATTGCTCTTTCAATGACATCTCAGCAAAGACTCTTCACTTGCGTGGTCGAAGACATAGAACCCAATACAAGGTTAATAAGACGTAAAGGATTCCTATTCGTTGTCCACGCAATTATTCGCTAGGCTAAAGTGCAACCTGATTTGAAAGTGGACCAGCCGCCCTACAAGCAAAGATACGAGCAGAAAGTGAAGGCGCGACGGGAGGAATTCGAAGCGAGACAACAGCAGCGAATGGCCATGCAGCAAATgtactttttaattaaagagtcTTACCGCGTCTTCTGATTCACTATCGTTATAGGAGGCGAAAGCCTGTtcattctcttcctcctgcCGCCCCCGTTCCAATGCACGCTCCCGCTCCGGATTACTATGATACGTATAACGTGTACGACGCTTTTGGAGAGGCATATCAAAGTGACGAAGAATGGTGCGAAATCGCGTGGAATTTAGAGTAGTAGCGAGTTAGAGATTTACTTATTAGGAGTCAAGATGGTCCTTATTACGAGTCTTGGTATGGAACAGAACAGGAGATTTTGGTAGAGAGAGATTTTACGACTCGGGTTATTGAATAGAAACCGTTTGTTGTCTAGGAATCCCTTGATGATATGACGCAGGCAAAACACGATGAAATTTAtccaaacgacgaagaggtacATTATTTGGAGGCCTCGGAACTTTTTTTTTGGAAAGTGTTCTTCAGATCTTTGCCATTCAATCGCTCGTCTCAGAAATTGAGGTGACCATGCGACGCGTTTCCGACTCTCTTACACCTCAAAAAAGGTAAGGAAAGAACAGAATATTTCTGCAATGTAAAActcttcctttctcttccttcagACAACCAGACATCAATTTCGACAAAATGGCCGTTTTAGCGGCAATCAAGCGCGAGGAACCGAAagatgacgacaacgacgacgaaggcgacggcgtcaaacAAGAAGGACCGAaaggtggcggcggcggcaagcCTCTTGATGAGGAACGACGTAAGTACATTATCCGCACTCGTACAACCATGTTATCATTAATCATTCCGGCGTTGGGTCCCGTTTGCTTTGTCTTCGCCGCCCCGTTTCCACGTATCTCTTTCTTCGATGGCTTCCGTTTAtccccttcgtcgtcgtcctaaGTAGTGCCGATTAAATTACGTACAGTCAATCGGCCATCTGTTAggagtcgtttcttttgctctcGCGTGTGTGGCTTCAGCGGCTTGCATCTTGTCCTTGTGTAGGAGTGTTAAGGGCTCTGATGAGGGTCGGTCCGTTGGCGAAGGGTCTCCTCATCACGGGCGATTGGAAAGTCGATTTAGTTATGCTGTGCAGCGGTGAGAGCAAAGAGAATGTCTCGTCTCGTAAAACGCAGTGTACTTGTGTAGAAAAGCCGACGCGGGTTTTACTCGATGCAGCCGCTTCGTTGCTGAGAAAGGAGATAGCCGTATAGAATTTATACGATAGCGATGCACTACTGTACTATAAGTTGACGTTCAGGATGATGAGCGCGTTACCGTGCTCTACGACGAGGCCGCTCTCGCCGTCCAATGCCAGGACAAAAACGTTGCAGCGGTTGCGAAGATAACGTTTACGTCGCCGGAAATGCGCACGGAGCTGAGTCCAGAGGAACTAGAAGGTAAGGCGTACGACCCCCTCCCTAAGCAATACGGAAGCGACTCGAATGAAGACGCGACGCTATGGACGGGTGAAAATACTTTGATGCTCCGTccttgtgtgtgtgtgtgtatgTGCGTATCTTTGTCTGTCCCCCCCTCGATGGAGCATCATTGTAATTTGTCCTGACGTCTTCTCCCTTCCCCCCTTTGTAGCTGATAAGGAACGAGGCGTTCTCGCGCGGCAGCCGTGTGTCGCGGTCTTGGCCGAATTGAGAAGAGCCAAGTGGTTTCAGGTTGGCACCTGTCTGCTCTATCATTTTCACTTATTTCGGATTTTTATGCAAGAGCAACAGTGTGCTACTCGGGTAGCTGCTTGCCCTCAAAAGACATCCAGCGGGCAGGCAGTTGACCTGAGATATATAGTAGTATTTCGTAGAATActtatattatttattattgttaTCATTGCTTcagttcttttctctccacCTTCCCCTTCCCTTTTGTGTATGTCTACAGGCCAACGTTCACGATTTGCCCGGCGCTTTGGTCGTGTTGCGCGTCATGCGCGAGCTCTGCAGGCGCGTTTCTCTCTGGAGTGCTATTAAGCAGTGGGTAGGTGCTTTAAAGGGGCAAGGCGGGGAAAAGATTTAAATATTGTTTGTAGCCACTTGAACTATTGACTAAAGGTTGCGTTCAGAGCTGCACTCTTGGTTTTGAAGATTCAACTGAGGCAGCGTATCCAGGCTGGGGAATTAGAAGAATCATGGAAGTTATTGCTGGTGGTTTACTCTTGCCAGGTACTGTACCTATTTAGTAGGAAGAGGAGCATTTAAATATAAGTCTTTTTTAAGGTGGTCCCGGTTTGTTGGACCCTTGCGAAAGAGATCGTACTGATGCAGCAGGAGATCTAACGGCTGATCAGAGAGAAGAGATCACATCTAGTGCCCAAGTAAGTTGAACTGCGGGTGGCGAGGGGTGAATTGTgacacgacgtcgttttagGTAGCTCTCCGGCTCATGTCTTGCGGGCAGATGTATCGCGTTCTAGGCATGGCCGCTCCTCAACAGCTCGTCAACCCGGGGCAAAACAACGAACCACTCTACCCGGAAGAAGAGCCACCTGCAAAGAAATCCAAAGAAGGGGAAGaaatgaacgacgacgaagaagaagaaaacgcagaTGAAGTTGAAAACTCTGAACCACAGCCAGAACCACAGCCAGAACCACAGCCAGAACCAGAAATACAGCCAGAACCAGAACAGGAAGAACCAGAACAGGAAGAACCAGaacaggaagaagaagaagaagaaaacgaagacgaagctgCTCCTGCTCCTGCTCCCGCTCCTCAAGAGGTAAAAccagaggaagaagaagacaaatcTATTGAAAATTAGACAATATCTTACATACTATATGGAGGAGCTCAAGTCACAAGAGAAGCCGCCTTGCTGTCTTTTCTTACAAAAAACGGTAATAGTTCTGTTGGTGCTTTATAATGGATTTCTTTCTGTCCTTCAAAAGGCGTTGTCCCATCGTTTCCATCAATCCACGTTCCCGCCGGCAGATACAGCGTCCGAATGGTCTCCTTGGGCCGAATTACCGGCGCAACGAGAACGTCATCGCCCAATAGAAATTGATCATTGACTAATTGGGCTTGCGGATCCGTCGGCGCTATCCACCAAAGCGGCCGAACGATAGGATAACCCGTCAAAGCGCTCTCTTTTGCCAAATCGACAATATACGAACCAAAGCGTTCGTGTAATTGCACCGCCTTGCGAACCGGATCCAAAACGGAAGAATCCAGACACCGCGAGTTCCACGGCGCGAGCGAGAACTGCATCGCCGGCATTAGCGCCGTCGCTTGAGCCCAACGCACGAAGAGCTCGTCGTAACCCGACGGGCAAACGGTCTTACGAAAGTCGTCCGGATCGTACGCATTACCGCCAATCATATCCGGAAGAACGAACGGATAGCCCATAACGCTTAGGGTGAGcacggaaacgacgagcgcgtGGAGCCCGTTATCGAGATCCCATCTCGAGTCCTTATCCATCACGCGAACGAGAAGGGGCAGATGCTGCGTGAAATAGCCGACGCGCACCTCGGCGAGCGGCGCAAAACGAGCCGCCACGTCGGCGTACATTGCGGAATATTCGCCCGGGTTGCCGACCATCTGATCGAATGAGAACACGTCCGGTAAGAAGGAGACTTCGGCGCCGTCAAATTTGAACGAGTCGACGCCATAGTGAGACCGCATTTTTTCCAGCCGTTCAATGAACCAAGCTGCTGCTTCCGGGTTGGTGACGTCgaggacggcggcggcagacGACTGGCTATTCCACCAGGACACCAAACCGACCGTCTCTCGCGATCCCTTTACCCAGTATTGGCTCTCCAAGCCCTCCTTGAACGCCTGTGAATCGACATTAGCGAATGGGTGTACCCACGTTGTCACGTTGAATCCCTTCGAATGAAGCGTCTCGATCATACGAGAAGCGTTCGGAAATTTCGCTGAATCAaaatcgaaatcgccgtAATGTGACGAGTacccgtcgtcgatttcgataTTGCTGAAGCTGAAGTTATAACGAATAATATCATCGGCGAATTGCAACACGTTCGTTTCATTGACATTCGATTTGTACTCGGCCCACGTGGACCAGATGGGCCGCTCGAATAGACTTTGATCTGGCGTTCCAGTAGGACGCTCGAAAAACGTCTCCACGACCAAATCATACAAAGCTCGCAGATCATCGTGAACGCAGAGCATGTAACTCAACTCCAGTATCCCTTCATAATTCGGATAGGCCAAGGGATCCAACCGCGCTTCCAATCGCATCGACCCGCCGTCAAATCCGACGAAGAGCGGCACAGTACGATTCACTGCAATAACCACACCTACGCTGCTCAACCATATAGGCTGTAATACGGATCCGTAAGCGCTCGGATTCGAATAGAGATCCCCCGAAGTAAATGCCCCCGCGGGACGAGAAGCGTTCGTTTCTAGCGGCCACGCGGGTTTATGCGTTTCCGCGCCGCCGTACCAGTTCGCCTCCGACAGGTCGTACGAGTCcgcgagcgacgtcgtttcgcgcgtcgtcgccgtccaaTGAACGCGAAAGCACGCCGCGCGTGCGTCGCTCATGTTtacgcgatcgacgacgagattcgCTTCTCCCGTCCACGTCGCGTTGCGCCGatcggacgcgtcgtcgacgatcgggTCGTTTGTTCGCAGATCGCGACCGATGCGACCGCGCAGCACGATCGCGCCGTtgtgcgagacgacgagacgtcgcgcgagttcgtcgattttcagaCGCGAAtcgccggcgccgtcgacgttgccgtcgtcgtcacgcggTTCTAAAGTGTATGCGcagatgacggcgacgatggcaACGATGCCGAGaacggtgacggcggcgattaGACAACGTTTCGATGGCGCGGGTTTTTTGGGGGGCCCTGGTGCCTCGTCGACTGCAggttcgtctttctttttgacaTTTTTGACATTCGTTTtagcgtcgtcttcttttgggTCCTCGTTTTCCTTCGATATgagcgcttcgtcgtctcccGATTCCATCGTAGTCGAGGGCGTGGTTACTCACGCGACCGAGCACATGTCGCTGTACCTTGATTGACTGATTGCCGCTTTGACCATCGGGCCATCGCAAATTCTTTTCTATTCCAGTCTTTTTTGCTCCCTCTGAGAACCGCGATTTAGCATTTTGTTCCGACTGGCGCGCGCTCCCAGAAACCGGATTCTCTGAATGGGCTCTTGAGCCATTTGCTTCTAAGGCTGCGGTTGCCATATCTGATTACTGATGACTGCCCCCTAAGAGATACTGCAAGGCAAAGACCCCACGTAAACGGATAAGAACGAACCGCGGAAGTGCACCGTCTCGCTCTCCCCGGACAACCGACTTTCTAGACTCGTACATTCACACGCGGAATTGACCGCCTCCCCGCGTCGAACCCAACCCAGCCCCCCTGGCACGTAAATACAATAAACCGGATGTGTAATCGTCATGTGACATTGATTCCATTCTCCTGACGCGACGTGTGACAGAGAAAGGAGAAGTGGGCGGGCTTACGAGCCATTATAAATGGGATTGGGCTCATTGAGACGACTCGTTCATTTTCTCGACGTTGGTGGCGCCGGAGTGGTGCGCTTGATTGAGTCAGCACTTGTTGGTCCACTGGATTAAGGGCCGAACGATAGGACCAAACGATAACGCCCTGCCTATTGGAGACGCCGCGTCACTTGGACTCCAGCTGGCCTCTGTGGCTTTCGTCCCAATTCATTTACCTTTAAAGAACTCGTTGTCGTGACCGAGCACAATCATTCGCCGTTCGGCAGCGTTCCTCGATCCCTAGCTCCGCGCTATGATGACCGAAGTGCATCGACTAGCAATGGATCAGTCGttccatcatcatcatcatcaccaccACCATCACCATCATCACCATCCCCACAAGCGATTGGGAAGCGACGTTTCGAGCGGAGGAAAACGCGTACCGACTCGCACCTGCAAGGTCATGATTCtcggcgccgccgacgttggGAAGTCCGGTAAGCGTACACGCGCACGCGATCGCGAGAGAGCGCTAGAGAGAGATCGAGAGGCGAAACACAAACCGTAGCTATGGGTTGCTGTTAACATTTACGACGTCTGAGCCTTCTTATATAAACGAACGCTTTGCCCTTTGATACCTCGATCGAGACGGTCACTTCCTCGTATAATAGCTCCGCGCCATGGAGTCTAACTGgattttcgtttctgttttGCAGCGCTCGTCGTCAGGTACATAACGAAGCGCTTTCTTCACGAGTACGATTCCGCAGGTTAGTCGAGTCATCTGCCGTTTCCTTTTTCGAGTAAACAGTCGTAGTTATGTCCCGCTTGAATATTCATTCTCGGTCGTGCGTgtacgtcgcgacgacgt is a window from the Oscarella lobularis chromosome 10, ooOscLobu1.1, whole genome shotgun sequence genome containing:
- the LOC136192311 gene encoding activated RNA polymerase II transcriptional coactivator p15-like, with the protein product MSQKAPKSAKYVLSSSDDDDDEGGNAGGKSESKAKKSRVEKKPKKEKKKKHVEEEEEEEEEGRFSLGNKRFVSVSEFRGQARVDIREFYTADDGSLKPGRKGVCLTLDQYETLKKLIPKIDTALENF
- the LOC136192301 gene encoding zinc finger RNA-binding protein-like isoform X2; the protein is MAYTHGYSSASQSAYPGSIGRGHTTGVHLSSQAAVNPGIQTHVQLQYTTPSYVRPQVAAAVQASSITRAPTAYVPGAAAGGATTPGALPAATSTIVPYPTYASSYAAKPTAQVYSSQTGVAPPVAPVATVYNYTTAYPSYYSSYYMRSAAGTGTTGGQAVGSAAATISGPPPPPPPGASSNQQAVVAQAMAAQTNRGAASLTAFSPVAYATAATYLKQQQHQQQHQHQQHQRHLGVGQMRKGIGSWKPGGGRGRGSPNVGGMKDSSTFFCETCRVNCTGYLTWKLHLDGQKHKKKLAQQSKTGTPTHQSSANELRCDLCDLSMTGIHAFNAHIKGSKHMKALRLYQKLGKPIPAVKIPQHLANKAVSTVSPKYPAPKTNFIGGQTLHSTGFSSATSAAILAPGTEAAIGVHAIQEEQEIVGAEYVTAVGPSEKMPRGGFHCHLCDCSFNDISAKTLHLRGRRHRTQYKAKVQPDLKVDQPPYKQRYEQKVKARREEFEARQQQRMAMQQMRRKPVHSLPPAAPVPMHAPAPDYYDTYNVYDAFGEAYQSDEEWSQDGPYYESWYGTEQEILESLDDMTQAKHDEIYPNDEEIFAIQSLVSEIEVTMRRVSDSLTPQKRQPDINFDKMAVLAAIKREEPKDDDNDDEGDGVKQEGPKGGGGGKPLDEERRVLRALMRVGPLAKGLLITGDWKVDLVMLCSEKPTRVLLDAAASLLRKEIADDERVTVLYDEAALAVQCQDKNVAAVAKITFTSPEMRTELSPEELEADKERGVLARQPCVAVLAELRRAKWFQANVHDLPGALVVLRVMRELCRRVSLWSAIKQWPLELLTKGCVQSCTLGFEDSTEAAYPGWGIRRIMEVIAGGLLLPGGPGLLDPCERDRTDAAGDLTADQREEITSSAQVALRLMSCGQMYRVLGMAAPQQLVNPGQNNEPLYPEEEPPAKKSKEGEEMNDDEEEENADEVENSEPQPEPQPEPQPEPEIQPEPEQEEPEQEEPEQEEEEEENEDEAAPAPAPAPQEVKPEEEEDKSIEN
- the LOC136192301 gene encoding zinc finger RNA-binding protein-like isoform X3 yields the protein MAYTHGYSSASQSAYPGSIGRGHTTGVHLSSQAAVNPGIQTHVQLQYTTPSYVRPQVAAAVQASSITRAPTAYVPGAAAGGATTPGALPAATSTIVPYPTYASSYAAKPTAQVYSSQTGVAPPVAPVATVYNYTTAYPSYYSSYYMRSAAGTGTTGGQAVGSAAATISGPPPPPPPGASSNQQAVVAQAMAAQTNRGAASLTAFSPVAYATAATYLKQQQHQQQHQHQQHQRHLGVGQMRKGIGSWKPGGGRGRGSPNVGGMKDSSTFFCETCRVNCTGYLTWKLHLDGQKHKKKLAQQSKTGTPTHQSSANELRCDLCDLSMTGIHAFNAHIKGSKHMKALRLYQKLGKPIPAVKIPQHLANKAVSTVSPKYPAPKTNFIGGQTLHSTGFSSATSAAILAPGTEAAIGVHAIQEEQEIVVGAEYVTAVGPSEKMPRGGFHCHLCDCSFNDISAKTLHLRGRRHRTQYKAKVQPDLKVDQPPYKQRYEQKVKARREEFEARQQQRMAMQQMRRKPVHSLPPAAPVPMHAPAPDYYDTYNVYDAFGEAYQSDEEWSQDGPYYESWYGTEQEILESLDDMTQAKHDEIYPNDEEIFAIQSLVSEIEVTMRRVSDSLTPQKRQPDINFDKMAVLAAIKREEPKDDDNDDEGDGVKQEGPKGGGGGKPLDEERRVLRALMRVGPLAKGLLITGDWKVDLVMLCSEKPTRVLLDAAASLLRKEIADDERVTVLYDEAALAVQCQDKNVAAVAKITFTSPEMRTELSPEELEADKERGVLARQPCVAVLAELRRAKWFQVGTCLLYHFHLFRIFMQEQQCATRVAACPQKTSSGQAVDLRYIVVFRRILILFIIVIIASVLFSPPSPSLLCMSTGQRSRFARRFGRVARHARALQARFSLECY
- the LOC136192301 gene encoding zinc finger RNA-binding protein-like isoform X1 translates to MAYTHGYSSASQSAYPGSIGRGHTTGVHLSSQAAVNPGIQTHVQLQYTTPSYVRPQVAAAVQASSITRAPTAYVPGAAAGGATTPGALPAATSTIVPYPTYASSYAAKPTAQVYSSQTGVAPPVAPVATVYNYTTAYPSYYSSYYMRSAAGTGTTGGQAVGSAAATISGPPPPPPPGASSNQQAVVAQAMAAQTNRGAASLTAFSPVAYATAATYLKQQQHQQQHQHQQHQRHLGVGQMRKGIGSWKPGGGRGRGSPNVGGMKDSSTFFCETCRVNCTGYLTWKLHLDGQKHKKKLAQQSKTGTPTHQSSANELRCDLCDLSMTGIHAFNAHIKGSKHMKALRLYQKLGKPIPAVKIPQHLANKAVSTVSPKYPAPKTNFIGGQTLHSTGFSSATSAAILAPGTEAAIGVHAIQEEQEIVVGAEYVTAVGPSEKMPRGGFHCHLCDCSFNDISAKTLHLRGRRHRTQYKAKVQPDLKVDQPPYKQRYEQKVKARREEFEARQQQRMAMQQMRRKPVHSLPPAAPVPMHAPAPDYYDTYNVYDAFGEAYQSDEEWSQDGPYYESWYGTEQEILESLDDMTQAKHDEIYPNDEEIFAIQSLVSEIEVTMRRVSDSLTPQKRQPDINFDKMAVLAAIKREEPKDDDNDDEGDGVKQEGPKGGGGGKPLDEERRVLRALMRVGPLAKGLLITGDWKVDLVMLCSEKPTRVLLDAAASLLRKEIADDERVTVLYDEAALAVQCQDKNVAAVAKITFTSPEMRTELSPEELEADKERGVLARQPCVAVLAELRRAKWFQANVHDLPGALVVLRVMRELCRRVSLWSAIKQWPLELLTKGCVQSCTLGFEDSTEAAYPGWGIRRIMEVIAGGLLLPGGPGLLDPCERDRTDAAGDLTADQREEITSSAQVALRLMSCGQMYRVLGMAAPQQLVNPGQNNEPLYPEEEPPAKKSKEGEEMNDDEEEENADEVENSEPQPEPQPEPQPEPEIQPEPEQEEPEQEEPEQEEEEEENEDEAAPAPAPAPQEVKPEEEEDKSIEN
- the LOC136192303 gene encoding myogenesis-regulating glycosidase-like; translated protein: MESGDDEALISKENEDPKEDDAKTNVKNVKKKDEPAVDEAPGPPKKPAPSKRCLIAAVTVLGIVAIVAVICAYTLEPRDDDGNVDGAGDSRLKIDELARRLVVSHNGAIVLRGRIGRDLRTNDPIVDDASDRRNATWTGEANLVVDRVNMSDARAACFRVHWTATTRETTSLADSYDLSEANWYGGAETHKPAWPLETNASRPAGAFTSGDLYSNPSAYGSVLQPIWLSSVGVVIAVNRTVPLFVGFDGGSMRLEARLDPLAYPNYEGILELSYMLCVHDDLRALYDLVVETFFERPTGTPDQSLFERPIWSTWAEYKSNVNETNVLQFADDIIRYNFSFSNIEIDDGYSSHYGDFDFDSAKFPNASRMIETLHSKGFNVTTWVHPFANVDSQAFKEGLESQYWVKGSRETVGLVSWWNSQSSAAAVLDVTNPEAAAWFIERLEKMRSHYGVDSFKFDGAEVSFLPDVFSFDQMVGNPGEYSAMYADVAARFAPLAEVRVGYFTQHLPLLVRVMDKDSRWDLDNGLHALVVSVLTLSVMGYPFVLPDMIGGNAYDPDDFRKTVCPSGYDELFVRWAQATALMPAMQFSLAPWNSRCLDSSVLDPVRKAVQLHERFGSYIVDLAKESALTGYPIVRPLWWIAPTDPQAQLVNDQFLLGDDVLVAPVIRPKETIRTLYLPAGTWIDGNDGTTPFEGQKEIHYKAPTELLPFFVRKDSKAASLVT